CACAAGCGGAGGAACACCCGCCCGGCACCGCAGGATTGTCCTTCCCGGCCCTCCTGGCCCTTGCGGGTGGCTCGGGCGTGGCAATCTTCGCCTGCCAGCCTCTCCTCGTTCAGGCGTTTGCCCGGGTGCTCAATCAATCGACCTACGCATTCGGCCTCGTGCTCGTGACCGTGCTGGTGGCCCTCGGCGCGGCAGCAGGCTGCGTCGCCGTGCTGGCCAGACGTTTCCATCCGCGCACGCTTCTCGCATGGGCGGCTGTCGCTGCGACCGTCGGCTGGGCCGCCTTCCCAATGGTCTTCGTCGGCATGACGGATGGCCTGGCCTATTGGGGCAGCAAAGAGCCTTGGCCGGGCTACCTGTGGAGTGCTCTGGGTCTGGCATTCAGCGCAGCAGGCATTCCCCTGTTCGCTTCGGGCCTGCTCTTTCCCGCAGTTCTGTGCGCGGCGGAAGGCGCCACGAGCGGCCGGCCAGGGGCGGTCGTGGCCGCGAGGACGACCGGGAGGCTGCTGGCGATCAACACGGCCGGGGCCGTACTCGGTGCCCTCCTGGCCCCCTACATCCTGTTGCCAGGGCTCGGCCTGTGGCTGGCATTCACAGCCGTGGCCGTCCTGTACGGAATCGCCGCAATCGCGATCCCCACCGCCCCAGGCGAATCGCGTCTCCTTCGGGATGTCGCCCTGGGCCTGGCCTGGATGCTGGTCCTGTCGCGAGGCAACCCGCTCAGTCTTCCGGCTCTGCGCCTCCTTGCCGACGACCATCTGCTCTTCGGCGAAGAGACTCCCGCTGGCCTCGTGGCCGTGGTCGAGCGCAGCGGGGGGCGGTTCATCCAAACCGACAACCACTATGCGTTGGGCGGAAGCGCGGATCGTGTGCATCAGGAACGCCAGGGGCACATCCCGCTGCTTCTCCATCCTTCACCGAGCCGTGCCCTCTTCCTCGGCTCGGCGACCGGCGGCAGCGCCGGCGCGGCGCTCGCGCATCCGGTCGAAGCGCTCACCCTCGTCGAACTGACCCCAGCCGTCGTCAGGGCAGCCAGCTTCTTCAGCGATGTGAATCGCGGCGTGTACCGGGCACCCATCACCCGGGTGGTCCTCGACGACGCGCGCAGCTTTCTCCGCAGCACGAGCCAACGCTTCGATGTGGTGGTCGCCGACCTCTTCGTACCGTGGCGGGCTGGGACAGGCTCCCTCTACTCAGAGGAGCATTTCCGATCCGCCCGTGAGCATCTGACCGACAGGGGGTTGTTCTGCCAATGGCTCCCTCTCTACCAGCTCTCGGAAGCCGAGCTGTCGATCATCGCCGCGACCTTCCAATCCGTGTTTCCGGATGCATTGGTGTTCCGAGGCGATTTCTTTGGGAGCTTTCCGATCGTGGCGCTCGTCGGCTGGAAGGGTGCTCCCCCCAACGCGGCCACTGTGGAGGCGCGCGTCACTGCCTTGGCCCGAGCCGGCGAGAACGACCGTTGGGTCACCCATCCAGATGCATTCTGGTCTCTCTATATCGGTCGGCTTGGTGCTGAAGAATGGGATGCGCCGCTGAACACCGACGACCACCCCCATCTCGAATTCCTGGCCGCCCGAAATCACGCCGGAGGAAAGCGCGGAAAACTCGACCCGATCGTTGGCCCGGCCTGGGTGCAGATCGCCAAGCGACTGCGCGAAGCCAGCTTGACGCACGCCACACCCTTCCCGGGTTTCACCGATACCGCCCGCCGCGCCGGAGACGGAGGCCACGCCCTCCAGACCGCCGGCGCACTCTTTGCCGCCGGCCATCGCAACCCGGCCGCCCAGGCCACGGCCATCGCCGCGAGCCTCCTCCCCCCAGAAGTCTTCGCCGAAGCAGAGGCCGATCCGACCGCCGCCGAAGTCTGGCAGGCGCGATAGGGGGTCGCGCGGTTGGGTCTAGACCTGGGTCCAGGTCATGCCCTCGGTGCCGGGCGGCTCACGGAAGTAGCGCCAATCCGTGAGTTCATGGGTGGGGCGCTCGATGTAGTCTTCGGGGAGGTCAGAGCGGAGCACGAAGAAGGCGTTGGGTGCCCAACTGTCGGTGTGCACGAGCGCGTAGCCTTTCTCGTCGCCCAGCTTGCGCAGCGCAGCCAGGCTCGCGCCGTGGTAGCTGCTTTCCTCTTGCCAGACGTGATCGGCGTCATAGGGCATGGTGCGGGCATCGCCGGGGTGGAAGAAGATGTTGTACTCGACCACGACCACCCGCGGCGTGAAGCGATCGAGCGCCTTCCAGACCCAGTAGTCGTTGCCATCGATATCGATCGACAGCAGGTCGAAGCGTTCGGGCACTTCGTGTTCGGCAAAGAGATCGTTGATGTTCTCGGCCGTGATGAACGCCCGCTTCACGAGCGGGTCGCCGTCGGAAGCACCGGCATCCATCAGCAGGCCCGTCCAACCGTGGTTCACGCGCAGGTTCGCGGTGTTGGAGATTGCCTGGCCGTCCTTGGCGCCGAACTCCACGAAGTGGCGTTGGCCCCACCCGATGGATTCGAAGATGTGTTCGAGGACGCCGTCCTCACCACATTGGGAATAGACACGTCGCTCGTAGGGCCGCAGATCGGATTGCATGGCCGCGCAGGGTAGCGCCCCAATCGAATTCGGGCGCCGCCGGAACCCCTACTGCAGCGTATCCTCGCACGAGACCCCGGGCGGGGCGTTGTCGGCCAAACCGGTGCAACGACTCGTGACTCCCAAGCTTCCGATTCCATTGGTATTTCGAGATTGATGGCCCAGCACGATGCGGTGCGGGTTGGCCAGGTGCTTGACCCCGAAGTGAATGCAGACTCCGAATCCTGCGCGGACGACTCCCAGACAAAATGCCCCGACGTTCCAACCTGGAGTGGCGCACGACAACTCCCTTTGGGGTCTTCAGCCGTAGGCTCCTTGGTGGTATCCTTTTCCACGTCGATTGTCGTGTCATGTCCAATCGGCAGGCGAGAATGCGCGAGGAGGTTCGCCATGCGAGTTCACCTGTTCGTCCTTTGGGTCGTGTTCTTCACGCTTTCGCTACCCAGCGACCGAGCCGAAGCGTTTGCCGAGTTCTTTCTCGAGGGGTCGATCCTTTCAGTCAACGCCGGCGCACCAGCTACCGTGACGAAGCTCGATTCCCTGTTCTTCAGCCCAGGCATGGAGCTGTTCGGCCATTCTCATTGGGATCTCGCGGCGCTCGACCTCGAACCTGGGAATCCCAACCTGGGAAGATATGCGGGTAGTGGTTGGAATTGGGGGTTCGATGTCCTTTTCCCGGGCGGTCCGTACTTCACCACTCTTGAGATCCAAGTGGCCAACGATCTTGCTGCTGGCGGGGGTGGAATCTTCGATGCCGGCGGTGACGGCTTTTCTTTTCTTGCCACGCCACCCCTTGCAACCGGCATGAACCTCCCGCCGTGGCTCCAGTGGACACAACTGCAACTCGTACTCAGCGATCCCAGTGGCCAGGCGCTGTCGGACATCAGCTCGCCGACCGGTTTTCCTCCCCCGGATGTCTCTCAATTCGCGAACGTG
The sequence above is a segment of the bacterium genome. Coding sequences within it:
- a CDS encoding FkbM family methyltransferase, giving the protein MQSDLRPYERRVYSQCGEDGVLEHIFESIGWGQRHFVEFGAKDGQAISNTANLRVNHGWTGLLMDAGASDGDPLVKRAFITAENINDLFAEHEVPERFDLLSIDIDGNDYWVWKALDRFTPRVVVVEYNIFFHPGDARTMPYDADHVWQEESSYHGASLAALRKLGDEKGYALVHTDSWAPNAFFVLRSDLPEDYIERPTHELTDWRYFREPPGTEGMTWTQV